A stretch of Natronococcus sp. CG52 DNA encodes these proteins:
- a CDS encoding MBL fold metallo-hydrolase — protein MGKTKIAPSEVARRVQEADAEDLFVLDVRNEDDYDEWQIPRSTNVPVYDELLEYDYSTLETKLDELPENEEIAVVCVGGVTSARAAEFLRENGFDAKSIDSGMNGWGRVHRQYEVEGVDGITQIVRPGTGCVSYLAYGDGEAIVVDPSQYIDEYLNAADERDLEIVGVADTHAHADHVSGARQLAGELDVPYYLHEDDDGELESVTELEDGETITVGDRELDVVYTPGHTPGSVSFKFGDALLSGDTLFLRSVGRPDLEDSAEDAVREAAGQLFDSLDRLTNLDDETVVLPGHFSDEEIRPLATKLEELQEETTNELLSYVEDGDETAFVETIVGSLADEPANYNEIKQINWGKQQPSGDAEALELGPNNCAAN, from the coding sequence ATGGGCAAGACTAAGATTGCGCCTTCGGAAGTCGCTCGACGTGTCCAAGAAGCCGACGCCGAGGATCTCTTCGTCCTCGACGTCCGCAACGAGGACGATTACGACGAGTGGCAGATCCCGAGGAGTACGAACGTCCCTGTCTACGACGAACTGCTGGAGTACGATTATTCTACGCTGGAAACAAAGCTCGATGAACTACCGGAAAACGAGGAGATCGCGGTCGTCTGCGTCGGTGGTGTCACGTCGGCACGCGCCGCCGAATTCCTCCGTGAGAACGGCTTCGACGCGAAGTCGATCGACAGCGGAATGAACGGCTGGGGACGTGTTCACCGCCAGTACGAGGTAGAGGGCGTCGACGGGATCACCCAGATTGTCCGCCCCGGAACGGGATGCGTTTCATATCTCGCCTACGGCGATGGTGAGGCCATCGTCGTCGACCCGAGCCAGTACATCGACGAATATCTGAACGCGGCAGACGAGCGCGATCTCGAAATCGTTGGTGTTGCAGACACCCACGCGCACGCGGACCACGTTTCGGGCGCTCGTCAGCTTGCCGGTGAACTCGACGTTCCGTACTACCTGCACGAGGACGACGATGGCGAGCTCGAAAGCGTCACAGAACTTGAGGACGGAGAGACGATCACTGTCGGAGACCGTGAACTCGACGTGGTCTATACGCCCGGTCACACGCCCGGAAGCGTCTCGTTCAAGTTCGGTGATGCACTCCTCTCCGGGGACACGCTGTTCCTGCGCAGCGTCGGCCGACCAGACCTTGAGGATAGCGCTGAAGATGCAGTCCGCGAAGCAGCTGGCCAACTGTTCGACAGTTTGGACCGGCTGACGAACCTGGACGACGAAACGGTCGTTCTGCCGGGGCACTTCAGTGATGAAGAGATTCGACCGCTCGCTACAAAGCTTGAGGAACTCCAGGAAGAAACGACGAATGAGCTCCTGAGTTACGTTGAGGACGGCGACGAAACGGCGTTCGTCGAAACTATCGTCGGAAGTCTCGCTGACGAGCCCGCGAACTACAACGAAATCAAGCAGATCAACTGGGGGAAGCAGCAGCCAAGCGGGGACGCTGAAGCG
- a CDS encoding helix-turn-helix domain-containing protein, with amino-acid sequence MADSMSEMLRQDMQCEGLLECFHNLKEIDKDVFRLLNEMDEPLTVDEIADEIDRERSTAYRSVQRLMQAGFIQKEQVNYDQGGYYHVYLPRDADEITQEMQRMLNDWYAQMGQLIGEFSEKYGDKSGQTPTIES; translated from the coding sequence ATGGCTGACTCAATGAGTGAAATGCTCCGGCAGGACATGCAGTGTGAGGGCCTGCTTGAGTGTTTCCACAACCTCAAAGAAATCGACAAAGACGTGTTCCGACTCCTGAACGAAATGGACGAACCGCTCACCGTCGACGAAATCGCCGACGAGATCGATCGTGAGCGGTCGACTGCCTACCGATCTGTCCAGCGGTTGATGCAGGCCGGATTCATCCAAAAGGAGCAGGTCAACTACGATCAGGGCGGCTACTACCACGTCTACCTCCCGCGAGACGCCGACGAGATTACCCAGGAGATGCAACGAATGCTCAACGACTGGTACGCACAGATGGGGCAGCTAATCGGCGAATTCAGCGAAAAATATGGTGACAAGTCCGGTCAGACACCCACCATCGAAAGCTGA
- a CDS encoding sulfite exporter TauE/SafE family protein, with translation MELLGLSIAMIALFVGFGLLIGILFGFFGMGGSFLVTPALLVLGYPAKVAVGSGLAFVFGTSVIGALKHRDHGQVDYKLAALMTVGMTLGIELGKRVVFLLEELGSADLVVSIAYVGLLAIVGLFTLQDARSERRESGGISLAERVQAIHIPPMVTISGDISVSVWIVLTLGGAIGILSGFLGVGGGFLLMPAMMYGLGVPAAVAVGTDILQITISGAYGAFVYAQADAVAIPVVGSLLAGSALGARIGAGATKLVDEDDIKGYFAAMLLAGSLSVAAKELSNYLGIEALNTVSIVLIFGATVLVSTAVVLAAICALRQERTETWCKLMSS, from the coding sequence ATGGAACTATTAGGCCTGAGTATTGCGATGATCGCCCTTTTCGTTGGGTTTGGCCTTCTGATCGGCATCCTCTTCGGGTTCTTCGGGATGGGTGGGTCCTTCCTTGTGACGCCAGCACTACTGGTGTTGGGCTATCCAGCGAAGGTCGCGGTCGGGAGCGGGCTCGCGTTCGTCTTTGGGACGAGCGTCATCGGCGCACTCAAACACCGTGACCACGGCCAAGTCGACTACAAGCTCGCAGCGTTGATGACAGTCGGCATGACCCTCGGTATCGAACTCGGTAAGCGGGTTGTCTTCCTGCTCGAGGAACTCGGTTCGGCCGATCTCGTCGTCAGCATTGCTTACGTCGGGCTGCTTGCCATCGTCGGACTGTTCACCCTACAGGATGCGCGAAGCGAGAGGAGGGAATCAGGTGGAATCAGTCTCGCAGAGCGGGTGCAGGCGATTCACATTCCACCGATGGTTACGATATCCGGTGACATCTCCGTCTCGGTCTGGATCGTCCTCACTCTCGGTGGTGCGATCGGAATTCTCTCTGGATTCCTCGGTGTCGGTGGTGGATTCCTCCTAATGCCGGCGATGATGTACGGTCTTGGCGTGCCCGCTGCGGTCGCTGTCGGGACTGACATCCTCCAGATTACTATCTCCGGAGCGTATGGTGCATTCGTCTACGCACAGGCTGATGCTGTAGCGATTCCGGTTGTCGGCTCGCTCCTCGCCGGGAGTGCGCTCGGTGCACGTATCGGTGCTGGGGCGACGAAATTGGTCGACGAAGATGACATCAAGGGCTACTTCGCCGCAATGTTGCTTGCTGGGAGCCTCTCAGTCGCAGCCAAAGAGTTGAGCAACTACCTCGGTATTGAAGCGCTTAACACGGTGAGTATCGTGCTCATCTTCGGTGCAACGGTCTTGGTCAGCACTGCGGTCGTACTCGCAGCAATTTGCGCCCTTCGGCAGGAACGTACTGAGACATGGTGTAAGCTCATGTCGTCATAG
- a CDS encoding DUF7512 family protein produces the protein MFGLEPLSGSAQAITTVGLVFAEAIALYIGYGAVMQVASPAARDILGGE, from the coding sequence ATGTTCGGTCTTGAACCCCTATCAGGCTCAGCCCAGGCCATCACCACGGTTGGACTCGTCTTCGCTGAAGCAATCGCTCTCTACATCGGATACGGAGCAGTGATGCAGGTGGCCAGTCCAGCCGCTCGTGACATCCTCGGAGGTGAATAG
- a CDS encoding YeeE/YedE family protein, with product MSENHRSPWFMPIIYIGGLIFGFGLAISGMARPEVVLDFLQFEDFGLLFVMGGAAIVTGITFAVATRSLDRAPLTASEYTRRVKEFDRNVVVGGTIFGVGWGLSGICPGAAYASVGIGNYPILWAVFGMFLGAYAQGYWRALRPTSTDDMTEITSS from the coding sequence ATGAGCGAGAATCACCGTAGTCCGTGGTTCATGCCGATTATCTATATCGGTGGACTGATCTTCGGCTTCGGTCTCGCGATCAGCGGGATGGCCCGCCCGGAGGTCGTATTGGATTTCCTCCAGTTCGAGGACTTCGGCCTTTTGTTCGTCATGGGTGGGGCAGCTATTGTGACCGGAATCACCTTCGCTGTTGCCACGCGATCCCTTGACCGTGCACCGCTGACAGCCAGCGAGTACACGCGCCGAGTGAAGGAGTTCGATCGCAACGTCGTCGTTGGAGGGACGATCTTTGGCGTCGGCTGGGGACTTTCAGGCATCTGTCCGGGGGCCGCCTACGCGAGCGTCGGCATCGGGAATTACCCGATCTTGTGGGCAGTCTTCGGGATGTTCCTCGGTGCATACGCACAGGGATACTGGCGAGCACTTCGGCCGACCAGCACCGACGATATGACAGAAATTACTTCCAGCTAA
- a CDS encoding YeeE/YedE family protein, which translates to MSELTPLLALGEFFPRGVLPYLLGGLLVGLGAAVIYLATGIIAGASTFLESTLSYVSDVPRFNRFKYVQSRDWRLVFTAGIVSGAAVYAVLFQGAIWTTDVQWWRLLGGGFLVGVGTRLGKGCTSGHGVCGVGSLSNTSLVNVATFLAVAIGTAQLVQAMGVAP; encoded by the coding sequence ATGAGCGAACTCACACCGCTACTCGCGCTCGGAGAGTTCTTCCCGCGAGGGGTCCTGCCGTATCTCCTCGGTGGACTGCTCGTCGGGCTCGGCGCCGCAGTCATCTACCTCGCCACGGGGATCATCGCCGGTGCGAGTACGTTCCTCGAGTCGACGCTGTCGTACGTCTCCGACGTTCCACGGTTTAACCGGTTCAAGTACGTCCAATCGCGGGACTGGCGGCTCGTGTTCACCGCGGGCATCGTCAGCGGCGCCGCCGTCTACGCGGTTCTCTTCCAGGGAGCGATTTGGACGACTGACGTCCAGTGGTGGCGGCTGCTCGGCGGCGGCTTTCTCGTTGGCGTGGGAACCCGTCTCGGCAAGGGCTGCACGTCGGGGCACGGCGTTTGCGGCGTCGGATCACTGTCGAATACCTCGCTTGTGAACGTGGCGACGTTCCTCGCCGTCGCGATCGGGACTGCTCAACTCGTCCAGGCGATGGGGGTGGCACCATGA
- a CDS encoding MBL fold metallo-hydrolase produces the protein MTEGDLPNAEEEVESITPEELKERIDSGEDVFILDARSKGDFDEWHIDGENVEIVNYPYFQLLDGIPEDLLAELPEEQKITALCAKGGSSEMVAENLEEEGYDVNHLERGMKGWARIYEYTELDVDIDATIAQYQRPSSGCLAYLVVSDGRAAIIDPLRAFPDTYAQDARNLGADFVYALDTHIHADHISGVRSVAERTDATAVVPKAAAARGVDYDLQYETVEDGNSLTVGDVEIDVIHTPGHTTGMTAYKVGNVLFTGDGLFTESVARPDLEDPEAAKDAARTLYESLTEKVLTQSDDTVIAPAHFSDSATPNDDGTYTAALGELRDTMDALSMDEESFVEFIVSDMPPRPANYEEIIATNLGQESPDDEEAFELELGPNNCAASEEALTN, from the coding sequence ATGACTGAAGGAGACCTTCCCAACGCTGAGGAAGAAGTCGAATCGATCACGCCGGAGGAACTGAAAGAGCGAATTGATAGTGGCGAGGACGTGTTCATCCTTGACGCCCGCTCGAAAGGTGACTTCGACGAGTGGCATATCGATGGCGAGAACGTCGAGATCGTGAATTACCCGTACTTCCAACTGCTCGACGGGATTCCAGAGGATCTCCTCGCAGAGCTGCCCGAAGAACAAAAAATCACGGCCCTGTGTGCGAAGGGCGGCTCTAGTGAGATGGTTGCCGAGAACCTCGAAGAGGAGGGCTACGACGTCAACCATCTCGAGCGCGGAATGAAGGGGTGGGCGCGCATCTATGAATACACTGAACTTGACGTCGACATCGATGCGACGATCGCGCAGTATCAGCGTCCGTCGAGCGGGTGTCTCGCGTATCTTGTGGTTTCGGACGGTCGAGCCGCGATCATCGATCCGCTTCGCGCGTTTCCCGATACCTACGCCCAAGACGCGCGGAACCTCGGTGCTGACTTCGTATACGCGCTCGACACGCACATCCACGCAGATCACATCTCTGGAGTTCGGTCAGTCGCCGAGCGGACGGACGCAACTGCGGTCGTGCCCAAAGCAGCTGCGGCGCGCGGCGTCGATTATGATCTCCAGTACGAGACCGTCGAAGACGGTAACTCGCTCACGGTCGGCGACGTGGAAATCGACGTGATTCATACGCCCGGTCACACGACGGGGATGACTGCATACAAGGTCGGAAACGTGCTGTTCACCGGCGACGGGCTGTTCACAGAAAGCGTCGCGCGTCCTGACTTGGAAGACCCGGAGGCAGCCAAAGACGCAGCCAGGACGCTGTACGAATCGCTCACCGAGAAGGTGCTGACGCAGTCTGATGATACGGTCATCGCACCTGCACATTTCAGCGATTCCGCAACGCCGAACGATGACGGCACGTACACCGCTGCACTCGGTGAACTGCGAGACACGATGGATGCACTGTCGATGGACGAAGAGTCGTTCGTCGAGTTCATCGTCTCGGACATGCCGCCGCGGCCCGCAAACTATGAAGAGATCATCGCCACGAACCTCGGTCAGGAATCGCCTGACGACGAGGAAGCGTTTGAGCTCGAACTCGGGCCGAACAACTGCGCAGCCAGCGAGGAGGCGCTAACGAACTAA
- a CDS encoding sulfurtransferase TusA family protein, with translation MAEYKITETLDVKGQNCPMPVVKTKQNIDELAEGEVLEVLATDPGSMSDIAGWANTTDGVELVDQDEGDDVFTHYVRKTE, from the coding sequence ATGGCTGAGTACAAAATCACCGAGACGCTCGACGTGAAAGGACAGAACTGCCCGATGCCTGTCGTCAAAACAAAGCAGAACATCGACGAACTCGCTGAAGGCGAGGTTCTGGAAGTTCTCGCAACCGACCCCGGGAGTATGAGCGACATCGCTGGCTGGGCAAACACGACTGATGGCGTCGAACTCGTCGATCAGGACGAGGGAGACGACGTCTTCACGCACTACGTGCGCAAGACGGAGTAA
- a CDS encoding DsrE/DsrF/DrsH-like family protein, with product MSTDTQQAPTNDDETLTRAELEERVAELEDRLAAVETESGDDQPKMSIIATKGTLDMAYPPLILASTAAAFGYEVTVFHTFWGLDILHEEKSKNLKLSSVGNPNMPVPNAIAALPGMDRMTTKMMEKQIRDNDTATIDELIDTSLEMGVEFQACQMTIDLMDYDEDDFYDGVTVGVGAATAIQDMAESDIQLLV from the coding sequence ATGAGCACGGACACCCAACAGGCGCCTACCAACGATGACGAGACGCTGACTCGCGCAGAGCTCGAAGAACGGGTCGCCGAACTCGAGGACCGACTCGCTGCCGTGGAAACCGAGAGTGGCGACGACCAGCCAAAAATGTCCATCATCGCGACGAAGGGTACCCTCGACATGGCGTACCCGCCGCTCATCCTCGCGAGCACCGCCGCGGCATTCGGCTACGAAGTCACAGTCTTCCATACGTTCTGGGGGCTGGATATCCTCCACGAGGAGAAATCGAAGAACCTGAAGCTGAGTTCGGTCGGGAATCCCAACATGCCCGTCCCGAATGCGATCGCAGCACTTCCTGGTATGGATCGCATGACGACGAAGATGATGGAAAAGCAGATCCGGGACAACGACACGGCCACGATCGATGAACTCATCGATACCTCACTGGAGATGGGAGTCGAATTCCAAGCCTGCCAGATGACGATTGATCTCATGGACTATGACGAGGACGACTTCTACGACGGTGTTACTGTCGGTGTCGGCGCGGCGACAGCTATTCAGGATATGGCCGAGTCCGACATCCAACTTCTTGTTTAG
- a CDS encoding ribbon-helix-helix domain-containing protein — translation MSDSRSHDAEAPLDYDLQDTKKITVRVPRALIESADSAAEQQGHTRSEFVRDGIQLAIKLQDVDEAFDDVLARAVQSPTETESEAVPSETDTASETDVEFLKERIRTLESLLEDSIDKI, via the coding sequence TTGAGCGACTCCCGTTCTCACGACGCAGAGGCGCCGCTGGATTACGATTTACAGGACACGAAGAAGATAACGGTTCGTGTTCCACGAGCCCTGATCGAAAGTGCCGATTCTGCCGCTGAACAGCAGGGCCACACGCGGAGCGAGTTCGTTCGCGATGGAATACAGCTGGCTATCAAGCTTCAAGACGTCGACGAGGCGTTCGACGATGTCCTCGCTCGAGCAGTGCAATCGCCGACCGAGACGGAATCCGAAGCCGTCCCATCGGAGACGGACACGGCCTCGGAGACCGATGTCGAGTTCCTCAAAGAGCGCATTCGAACGCTCGAGTCCCTCCTCGAGGATAGTATCGACAAGATTTGA
- a CDS encoding TraB/GumN family protein yields the protein MITLRIDEIHINGGLHRNRRRFQPILDLIAETDPSILAIEYDPPRFERFVDAVLVNRIRCDPADVFLAIFASKALDIPLALIDTGHTAAALAAEAHYQREIVPARIDESGRFQEANSLSTIRSELHRLERRAPDAYRALVHDRDQRMAGHLRALHYRDERIVAIVGENHTVGLQSYLTNPATIADSHIEPPPIREPPRGAFTPWAVRHLSSHPSMPDVTAKA from the coding sequence ATGATTACTCTCCGAATCGACGAGATCCACATCAACGGCGGGCTACACCGAAACCGACGACGCTTCCAGCCCATCCTTGATCTGATTGCGGAGACCGACCCCTCGATTCTCGCGATCGAGTACGACCCGCCACGGTTCGAGCGGTTCGTTGACGCCGTCCTCGTGAATCGAATCCGCTGCGACCCAGCGGATGTCTTTCTCGCGATCTTTGCGAGCAAGGCCCTTGACATCCCGTTAGCCCTGATCGATACCGGCCACACTGCGGCTGCCCTCGCTGCCGAAGCACACTACCAACGCGAGATCGTTCCCGCGCGCATCGATGAGTCCGGACGCTTTCAGGAAGCGAACTCGCTGTCCACCATCCGCAGCGAGCTTCACAGACTCGAACGGCGCGCTCCTGACGCGTATCGCGCGCTCGTTCACGACCGCGATCAGCGGATGGCCGGTCATCTCCGTGCGCTGCACTACCGCGACGAACGGATCGTTGCCATCGTCGGCGAAAACCATACGGTTGGGCTACAGTCGTATTTGACGAACCCCGCTACGATCGCTGACTCTCACATCGAACCTCCACCGATCCGTGAGCCGCCTCGCGGTGCGTTCACACCGTGGGCCGTCCGCCACCTCTCATCCCATCCGTCGATGCCGGATGTGACTGCGAAAGCATGA
- a CDS encoding DUF7344 domain-containing protein encodes MENKELPQDVVYRLLSHVYRQALLGCLDQHDVPLAVADAAEEVARDCKSEPISEIPEAEVKKIYLALTHSHVPQLVEENVITYDQEQNLIALTERGKHLVTVQKHLDALYFD; translated from the coding sequence ATGGAAAACAAAGAATTGCCTCAAGATGTCGTGTACCGGTTGTTGAGTCACGTCTATCGACAAGCGCTTCTCGGCTGTCTCGATCAGCACGACGTCCCGCTCGCAGTGGCCGATGCGGCAGAAGAAGTGGCGCGAGACTGCAAAAGCGAACCGATATCGGAGATCCCAGAAGCGGAGGTGAAGAAAATCTACTTGGCGCTCACTCACTCGCATGTGCCGCAGTTGGTCGAGGAGAACGTGATCACATACGATCAAGAGCAGAATTTGATCGCCCTCACCGAGCGGGGCAAACACCTTGTCACCGTTCAGAAGCACCTTGACGCGTTGTATTTTGATTGA
- a CDS encoding helix-turn-helix domain-containing protein, protein MLIASVSIPPEALALEHSASAVPEIEIEAERIAAHSTEWVMPCLWVAHPEFDAVKDAFQSDPSVETIIETVRFNDEAYYHVEWAEEVEQRINSYIDKEGSILEARLREGNWELDFRFTHREQFDAFREHLLDRSYSFELLGLYEPEQPHQGYRDLTPAQRDALVTAAEHGYFRIPRETTTAELADELDVTHQAVSELLRRGIENLIFSTLTAETQPEQ, encoded by the coding sequence ATGTTGATAGCGTCCGTCTCGATTCCTCCCGAGGCGCTCGCATTAGAACACTCGGCGAGTGCTGTCCCCGAAATCGAAATCGAAGCGGAGCGGATCGCCGCTCACAGCACAGAATGGGTGATGCCGTGTCTGTGGGTTGCTCATCCGGAGTTCGATGCTGTGAAGGACGCATTTCAATCGGACCCCTCAGTAGAGACAATCATTGAGACTGTGAGGTTCAATGATGAAGCGTACTACCACGTTGAGTGGGCCGAGGAAGTCGAACAGCGAATCAACTCTTACATCGATAAAGAGGGATCGATACTCGAAGCACGGCTCCGAGAGGGCAACTGGGAACTCGACTTCCGCTTCACCCATCGTGAGCAGTTCGACGCGTTCCGAGAGCATTTGTTAGACCGCAGTTACTCCTTCGAACTGTTGGGCCTGTACGAACCGGAGCAACCTCACCAAGGGTATCGGGACCTCACACCGGCACAACGGGACGCACTCGTGACTGCTGCGGAACACGGTTACTTCCGCATTCCGAGAGAAACCACAACTGCGGAACTCGCGGACGAACTCGACGTAACTCATCAAGCGGTTTCCGAACTCCTTCGACGCGGGATCGAAAATCTCATCTTCTCAACGTTGACCGCAGAGACGCAACCTGAGCAGTAA
- a CDS encoding SPW repeat protein yields MSDTPSNTRTERDTESNMGAETETKRDTLNTDVMQWLSALVALVGLWLVASPFIFEATEAAVWNNTMVGTAIFLLAGYNFYRLSKDRLASVGIAALAALLGLWAVISPYVIEMGSDQLAASTLSAGLIVAVLSIYNAYANRKTDAPDHARARA; encoded by the coding sequence ATGAGTGACACACCATCGAACACACGAACAGAGCGAGATACCGAATCCAACATGGGCGCCGAGACCGAGACCAAGCGTGATACCCTGAACACGGACGTAATGCAGTGGCTGAGCGCGCTCGTCGCGCTGGTCGGGCTGTGGCTCGTCGCCTCGCCGTTCATCTTCGAGGCCACGGAGGCGGCCGTATGGAATAACACTATGGTCGGGACGGCGATCTTCCTGCTCGCCGGTTACAACTTCTACCGACTGTCGAAAGATCGGCTGGCAAGCGTCGGAATCGCGGCGCTGGCCGCCCTACTCGGGCTGTGGGCGGTCATCTCGCCGTACGTCATCGAGATGGGAAGCGACCAACTGGCGGCGAGTACACTCTCTGCCGGACTGATTGTTGCGGTGCTCTCCATCTACAACGCCTACGCGAACAGGAAGACCGACGCGCCAGACCACGCCCGCGCTCGTGCCTAA
- a CDS encoding RNA-guided endonuclease InsQ/TnpB family protein, protein MMYSPRFRLLPTTEQREAMDWTRNIVRQTYNHALREFNQIPEDTGTLRQRVWSVRDTLPAMKDWWPDLKQVYSTVLQKAVERIRDNIQNLGKLKAKGYDVGSLNWKKPREYRSFTYRQSGFELDKKSGPNGRGLLILKKLKGETREIPIRLHRDLPDHEQIKEVTLKKGPTGAWYVSFCIKTEALEKPAPEDIGSDDAVGLDLGVLNFVHDSDGRSVGRLDLSADRERLEREQRSLSRKDYESKNWDKQRRRVAKVHARMSNKKRDYKHKLAHFYTTEYDAVFVEDLNVKGILESPQNARNKAEVGWRDFITILNHHGEKNACHVEEVEPEGTTKECASCGVSTWKPIWVREHSCPSCGFELDRDWNASLNVLSRGLDKLGVVHSEDTPVETATNVDSFVVSASRVVEAGSPALKEPA, encoded by the coding sequence ATGATGTACAGCCCCCGCTTCCGCCTGCTCCCCACCACGGAGCAACGCGAAGCGATGGACTGGACACGAAACATCGTGCGGCAAACCTACAACCACGCACTCCGCGAATTCAACCAGATACCCGAGGACACCGGGACGCTCCGCCAGCGTGTCTGGAGTGTGCGAGACACGCTTCCAGCGATGAAAGACTGGTGGCCCGACCTCAAACAAGTCTACTCCACCGTCCTCCAGAAAGCCGTCGAGCGCATCCGCGACAACATCCAGAACCTCGGAAAGCTCAAGGCCAAAGGCTACGACGTGGGGTCGTTGAACTGGAAGAAACCGCGAGAGTACAGGAGTTTCACGTACCGGCAATCGGGCTTCGAACTCGACAAGAAGAGTGGCCCAAACGGACGCGGACTCCTCATCCTCAAAAAACTCAAAGGCGAAACCCGCGAAATCCCAATTCGCCTTCATCGCGACCTTCCAGACCACGAGCAAATCAAAGAAGTCACGCTCAAGAAAGGACCCACGGGAGCGTGGTACGTCTCGTTCTGCATCAAAACAGAAGCTCTCGAGAAACCCGCTCCTGAGGACATCGGCTCCGACGACGCGGTGGGTCTCGACCTCGGCGTTCTCAACTTCGTCCATGACTCGGACGGACGCTCGGTTGGGCGACTCGACCTCTCGGCTGACCGCGAGCGCCTTGAACGCGAGCAACGCTCGCTTTCCCGCAAAGACTACGAGTCGAAAAACTGGGATAAACAACGCCGGAGGGTCGCAAAAGTCCACGCACGGATGTCGAACAAGAAGCGTGATTACAAGCACAAACTCGCGCACTTTTACACCACGGAGTACGACGCCGTGTTCGTCGAAGACCTGAACGTCAAGGGAATACTTGAATCGCCACAGAATGCGCGGAACAAGGCCGAGGTGGGCTGGCGAGACTTCATCACCATTCTCAACCACCACGGTGAGAAGAACGCCTGCCACGTCGAAGAAGTCGAACCCGAAGGAACGACGAAAGAATGCGCCTCGTGTGGTGTTTCAACGTGGAAACCCATCTGGGTACGCGAGCATTCCTGCCCGAGTTGTGGATTTGAACTTGACAGGGACTGGAACGCGTCGTTAAACGTTCTTTCCCGGGGACTGGACAAACTAGGAGTGGTTCACTCCGAAGACACGCCCGTGGAGACTGCGACCAATGTGGATTCCTTTGTGGTATCTGCAAGTCGCGTCGTTGAAGCGGGAAGCCCCGCCCTCAAGGAGCCTGCGTAG
- a CDS encoding helix-turn-helix transcriptional regulator codes for MTAGIDNIQFLAASAHRVGVLETLRDGPTDRQELCEATGASSPTVGRVLADFEERKWLVRDGPTYGLTPLGEYVADQFLALRDAMEIEGKLRDVWQWLPVEMPSFSVDLFADAVVSYPGPGYPYEPVERLGQLIASTSSLRGFDNIVYKSSNLETACGAVLEGMTFEYVFTPEALEGMFAWNPDRIVEVASCENATILVHDHLPDGDRCGLGIVDDRAGICCHDAETGALVAVIDTDAPEACDWAVSVFEQVRAEATPIDPAAFESRAPS; via the coding sequence ATGACTGCGGGAATTGACAACATTCAGTTCTTGGCCGCATCGGCCCACCGCGTCGGCGTCCTCGAAACGTTGCGCGACGGACCGACCGACCGTCAAGAGCTGTGTGAGGCCACCGGCGCCTCCTCGCCAACCGTCGGACGAGTGCTCGCCGACTTCGAAGAGCGTAAGTGGCTCGTTAGGGACGGCCCCACGTACGGACTGACCCCCCTCGGCGAGTACGTCGCCGACCAGTTTCTGGCTCTCCGGGACGCGATGGAGATCGAGGGGAAGCTCCGCGACGTCTGGCAGTGGCTGCCGGTCGAGATGCCGAGCTTCTCCGTCGACCTCTTCGCCGACGCGGTGGTCTCCTACCCCGGGCCAGGTTACCCCTACGAGCCCGTCGAGCGTCTCGGTCAACTCATCGCGTCGACCTCGTCGTTGCGCGGGTTCGACAACATCGTTTACAAGTCGAGCAACCTTGAGACGGCCTGCGGTGCGGTCCTCGAGGGAATGACGTTCGAGTACGTGTTCACGCCCGAGGCCTTGGAGGGGATGTTCGCCTGGAACCCAGACCGGATCGTGGAGGTCGCATCCTGCGAGAACGCGACCATCCTCGTCCACGACCACCTCCCCGATGGCGACCGCTGCGGCCTCGGCATTGTGGACGATCGGGCCGGCATCTGCTGCCACGACGCCGAGACTGGGGCGCTCGTGGCGGTCATCGACACCGACGCCCCGGAGGCCTGTGACTGGGCCGTCTCGGTCTTCGAGCAGGTTCGCGCAGAGGCGACCCCGATAGACCCCGCCGCCTTCGAATCCCGCGCGCCGTCATAA